The Dethiosulfovibrio peptidovorans DSM 11002 genome has a window encoding:
- a CDS encoding DUF3798 domain-containing protein yields MKRYISLLLSVFMVAVLASTAFADAAFHIGICTGTVSQSEDDLRGAEAMIAKYGDVADGGMIKHITYPDNFMQEMETTISQIASFSDDPLMKVVVVNQAIPGTTEAFRRIREKRDDILLFAGEAHEDPGVIESVADLAINADNIARGYLIIAAAQKLGATDFVHISFPRHMSYELLSRRRNIMEAACNDLGIKFHFETAPDPTSDVGVAGAQQFILEKVPAWLDKYGTKTAFFCTNDAHTEPLLKRIAEGGGFFIEADLPSPLMGYPGALGVELADVKGDFPAILKRVEEAVIDQGGKGRMGTWAYSYGYTNSVALVEFGRQCADNGIDHKHFRRKFKLADLSAAYSEATPGSQWNGNFYTDIQTGVQKKNHVLMYQDTYIFGRGYLDMTSVEVPEKYFSVK; encoded by the coding sequence ATGAAGAGGTACATCAGTTTATTGCTCAGCGTCTTTATGGTTGCGGTCTTAGCCTCGACCGCTTTCGCCGATGCCGCTTTCCACATAGGTATCTGTACCGGAACGGTGTCTCAGTCCGAGGATGACCTTAGAGGAGCCGAGGCCATGATCGCCAAATACGGCGACGTAGCCGACGGTGGAATGATCAAGCATATCACCTATCCGGATAACTTTATGCAGGAAATGGAGACGACGATCTCCCAGATAGCTTCCTTCTCCGACGATCCTTTGATGAAGGTCGTAGTTGTAAATCAGGCTATCCCCGGGACCACCGAAGCCTTCCGTCGCATAAGGGAGAAGAGGGACGATATCCTCCTCTTCGCCGGTGAGGCTCACGAGGATCCCGGCGTCATTGAGTCCGTGGCGGACCTCGCCATAAACGCGGATAACATAGCTCGCGGCTACCTCATCATAGCTGCCGCCCAGAAGCTTGGAGCCACCGACTTCGTCCACATCTCTTTCCCCCGTCATATGAGTTACGAGCTGCTTTCCCGTCGTCGTAATATCATGGAGGCCGCCTGTAACGATCTGGGGATCAAATTTCACTTCGAGACAGCTCCGGACCCCACCAGCGACGTAGGAGTAGCGGGAGCCCAGCAGTTCATACTCGAGAAGGTCCCTGCCTGGCTCGATAAGTACGGTACCAAGACCGCTTTCTTCTGCACCAACGACGCCCACACCGAGCCCCTCCTTAAGAGGATAGCCGAGGGCGGAGGCTTCTTCATAGAGGCGGACCTCCCCTCTCCTCTTATGGGTTACCCCGGAGCGCTGGGAGTCGAGCTTGCTGATGTCAAAGGCGATTTCCCCGCTATCCTCAAGAGGGTAGAAGAAGCCGTTATCGATCAGGGCGGCAAAGGACGTATGGGAACCTGGGCCTATTCCTACGGCTACACTAACTCGGTGGCTCTGGTGGAGTTCGGCCGTCAGTGTGCGGATAACGGAATCGACCATAAGCACTTCCGCAGGAAGTTCAAGCTGGCCGATCTTTCCGCCGCTTACTCCGAGGCTACTCCCGGATCTCAGTGGAACGGTAACTTCTACACCGACATTCAGACCGGCGTCCAGAAGAAGAACCACGTCCTCATGTATCAGGATACCTATATCTTCGGCAGAGGATACCTCGACATGACCAGCGTAGAGGTTCCCGAGAAGTATTTCTCCGTTAAATAA
- a CDS encoding biotin transporter BioY → MKIKTRDMVLVALFAGLTAVGAFLRIPIGPAPISMQNFFTVMSGCLLGARLGAASQGLYVSLGLIGVPVFTSGGGPSYLLNPTFGFLVGFILCAWIIGRLTEGKKPSVAGFFIASLVGSTVVYAIGVPWLYVILTKVSGVDITFMKALKVGCLVFIPGDLVKVVLVSWLSSRIVPLVARG, encoded by the coding sequence ATGAAGATCAAAACTAGGGATATGGTTCTGGTTGCTCTTTTCGCCGGGCTTACCGCAGTAGGTGCTTTCCTAAGGATTCCCATAGGTCCCGCTCCTATCTCGATGCAGAATTTTTTTACGGTGATGTCCGGATGTCTCTTGGGAGCCAGGCTTGGGGCGGCCTCCCAAGGGTTGTACGTCTCTCTGGGGTTGATAGGGGTCCCCGTCTTTACCTCCGGAGGAGGCCCGTCCTATCTGCTTAACCCGACCTTCGGCTTTTTAGTGGGTTTCATCCTCTGTGCCTGGATAATAGGAAGGTTGACTGAGGGAAAAAAGCCATCGGTGGCCGGCTTTTTCATCGCCTCCTTGGTGGGGTCCACGGTGGTTTACGCAATAGGGGTGCCATGGCTTTACGTTATATTGACCAAGGTGTCCGGAGTGGATATAACGTTTATGAAGGCTCTTAAGGTAGGTTGCCTGGTATTTATCCCTGGGGATCTGGTAAAGGTAGTCTTGGTCTCTTGGTTGTCCAGTAGAATAGTGCCTTTGGTAGCTAGAGGGTAG